Sequence from the Corallococcus sp. EGB genome:
CGCCTCGTCCGTGCTCTTGATGCCGGACGTCTTGGGCGCCATGTCGGAGATGACCGCGTCGTAGGGGCCGTCGTACATCGCGGCCAGCTTCGCGTCGAAGTCGTCCGCGAGCACGTCCAGCACCGCCGTCGTCACCCACTTCTGGGTGAAGGGCCGGATGGCCACGATGTCCACGCCGACGACGCGCCCGTTCATCCCCACCGCGTCCGCGAGAATCTGGAGGAACCCGCCCGGCGCCGCGCCCAGATCCAGCACCGCCGCGCCCTTCTTCACGGAGCCGGGAAAGCGCTTGAGGATCTCGTCCACCTTGAACGCGGAACGCGCGCGCAGGCCCTCT
This genomic interval carries:
- a CDS encoding RlmE family RNA methyltransferase, with amino-acid sequence MLGTASDMGKPYRPKDHYFQKAKQEGLRARSAFKVDEILKRFPGSVKKGAAVLDLGAAPGGFLQILADAVGMNGRVVGVDIVAIRPFTQKWVTTAVLDVLADDFDAKLAAMYDGPYDAVISDMAPKTSGIKSTDEARSLRLAGKALEVAATRGRPGGTFVAKVFMGGDFEAFRDEVRQHFEEVKIVRPEATRGASMEVYVVGLRRKAPAP